The Mus caroli chromosome 15, CAROLI_EIJ_v1.1, whole genome shotgun sequence DNA segment agagcccccccccccaacatcccCCAGGAGGGCAGAAGCCTGGCCTTGGCAGATCCCGGATACTCACCTCCCAGGTGTGGGCCAGCCGGCTGATGGCCGAGTTGCTGAGGCCAAACATGACCGCAAAGAAAGAGTTGAGGTTCTTCTGCTCCTTGAGGCTGTGAGTGAGCACAAGACCCAGACACCCTCAGAGGAAACAGCCAAATCCCCAGAGATGCCTTTGTAGGGTGGGTGGGTTAAGTAAGAGGCAAAGGCTCTGGGAAcccaagaacaaaaagaaggcaGATTGGGCAACGcagcaggcagggagaggggTTAAGAAAGGGTGGCTGCAGGACTGGCAACACACCACCCTGTCTCTGCACATTCCACTATCCTCCCCGTACCCCATCATCTGCACACACCCTGCAGTCCCAACAGGCACTCACTGGGCTGCCAGCTTGATGAACTTCCGGAGTAGCTGAGCCCGGGAGCCAGGAACAGGGCAGAGACAGAGCTCCGTGGCCACCCAGTACTGCAGCTCGTTGAAGCGCCGCATGAAGCGCTCCAGGTTCGCGGTGGTGACATCCCGCAGGTGCTGGGGGCCCAGGACATAATGGATCAGCTCCACCTGGACGGGCCAAAGACCAGGTCAGCACGCTAGGCCTGGTGTCCCGcccacaccctcctcctcctgctctacCTCCTGCACCTGGTGGATCCTGTTGAAGAGGTTCCAGTCATGGTCGGTCAGCTGGCCTGCCAGGTCCTTGGCACTCACTAGGTCCAGCATCTCAGAAGAACCCAGAGTGGGGCCCAGCTGCTCAGGGTGTGGGGTCTGCAGGAGAAGAATGCTCAGACACAGGGGGGACCTGGGACAAAAACTCTGCCTGTGGTGGTGAGAGGGACagcggacagacagacagggcacTGCGAAGTAGAGAGGCTTCTCGGGTCTGTGGACAGTGAAAAATGGGCTCTTCTGAGGGGTCACTGTTCTGACAGTTCCCTCATGCTGGAACTCTGGCTTGAGACCCTGGAGTTAGGGTTAGCTAACCCCTCTTTCCCCTTGGCATCTCCAAATGCTGTGGCCagccctcccttttctcccagtGAAGACTCAGGAGCAGCCAGAGGCCATTCTCTGTGGCCACCCCCCACCCAGAACCCACCCTGCCTCCTGGTCCCAGAGTTCCTCGGGCTCTGGCAGCCTGCCTGTCCCTACCAGCTCATGCACTTCCTGTGGGTCGACAACAAAGAGCCGCTCGTTGAGCCCCAGGGATGTGGCCACACCGCGGGCATCTGGCTGCAAGCCAACGACATCTGTGAAGACAGCAGAGGCTGTGCTGAGGGGAGGTGGTTGGGACGGAGGCCAGGGAGCAGCTGGAGGCCCTGCCTAGCTGAAAGTGTTCTTCTTCTGGCGATGGCTGGGGAGAGACTCTAAAGGCACAGGTGCTCATGACCACACCTCGATGCTGCCTGTGGCATCGACTCAGGCAGCACCTGAGACTCGTCACTTATGGACGAGACATCCGCCTTCCTGACCCTCGATTTCCTCTTCAATAAACCAAAGCCTGTAAGGCTTGCCCCAACTACTTCCCAGGCCATTTTTATAAGTGTGGCTGCTGCAGGGAAAAGatgtgtataaaaaaaaaaaaaaaaaccaaaaacaaaaaactctggaAATTAGGAAATGGCCTATCTACCTCTTAATGTTGACCTTCATCAGCTATGGACTGGACAATACTTGAGTCTTCCCATCTCTGGGCCCTTGACCAGTGGCTTCCAAAGTATGGCATACAAGACTACTCATGTGTCCAGAGAAAAACTTAGCTCTTCTATTTAATCCACTTTGtctattttcttctattaatccatttcttctattttgtgtatAGCTTTATAATCACATGTTGAGGAAGtggttttatatataatgtatacgcAAGTGTACACTTAGGGagatttgtacatttttttttaatttattttatttatgtgagtacactttagccattttcagacacaccagtagagggcatcagatcccattgcagatggttgtgagccaccatgtgggtgctgggaattgaactcaggacctctggaagagcagtcagtgttcttacctgctgggccatctctccaataGAGCATTGGCTAGTGACCATCAGTGGTCTGAAAAATGACTGCCGCATAGTAGGATCTCAATAAAGGACACTGAGCAGCAGTGACTCTCCAGGTAGCCACCAGAGGGCAGTGCTTCCCAGAGCCCAGGTGAGCTCTAGAGtcactcctgctgactcctgAAGGGTGAGGGCTTTTCTCTTAGCCACCCTTGCCACAGTTCCCTGATGACCCCAGTTCCTGACTGCTGGGCTCTGACCGTCAAGTCCAGGCTACACTACTCAAGGATAACAATGGCTTTTAGCGTGCCAAAAATCTCCCAAAGCAGGTCCTGATAACGTAGACAGGAGTCTAGGAAGAGACGTGCTAGACTCAGGGTTGTATGTCTTGTGGGCATCGGCAGTCTAACAGCTACAGACTCTCATAAGAGTGCAGTCACTTGGCAGACAAGGacatggagaggcagagaggcccaGGGTGCCCCAGTTGGGTCGTAGTTAATGTGAAATTCTCTCCCTAACCCTGGGAGTCTATGTTCACCATCACCCAGCAGATCTGTCAGAGTCGCTGTAGGAACTAGCACATTGCTGCTTCGTAGATGATGcttcaaaatgttttctattagGGCCgaaaaggtggctcagcagtcagggacactggttactcttccagaggacctgggttctattcctaccccacttggtagctcacaaccttgTGTATGTCTTGTTTCAGGGGGTCTAACCCCCTCTTCTGAGTTTCACAGGAATCAAACACATGTAAGCCTGCAGAGGCCATCCATTTGGGCAAAATAACCACTacgtataaaataaaaacaacactatctttaaaaccttattttaaaagtgtttgcaGTCCTGGTTAGTTAGTTCATCATTCTGACACAAGCTAGgctcatctaggaagaaggaacctcaagtgagaaaatgtctctgtcgGGCTGGCCTGTAGCAagttcttgattaatgattaatctggaaggcccagcccactgtgggcagtgccacacTGGgaatgtggtcctgggttctataagaaagcaggctgagcaagccattgggAGAAGCCAGAAAAAGCCATGGCCACTGCTTTGGTTCCTGCATTGTGTTTCTTCCCCGACTTCCCTTTACAGGGGACTggatttttgttgtgtgtgtttgtttgtttgtttgtttgtttgtttgtttgtttttcaagacagggtttatctgggtagccttggctgtcctggaactcattctgtagaccaggctggcttcgaactcagaaatctgcctgcctttgcctcccaagtgctgggaataaaggtgtgcgccaccactgccccacaggGGGCTGTTAAGATGAAAGATGAGATATTCATTTGCTTCTCCAAAATTCTTTTGATCATGCTTTTTATGACAAAgccagaaagcaaactaggaaatCTGCTGAATAACTTAAAAAAAGGAGGACTATCTAAAATCAAAGGCTAGCCACAGGCTCACTAACTCCATTAGCTCTGGGAGTAGGCTGAATTCTCTTGAGCGCCAGCTTCCATGGTGGAAAAAAGGGGATAGGATTTCctcctgtgggctggagagatggttcaggggttaagaccaccgactgttcttccaaaggtcctgagttcaattcccagcaaccacatggtagctcacaaccatctgtaatagggatccaataccctgttctggtgtctgaagatagctatagtgcactcatataaataaaatttaaaaagtctttaaaaataaagatatcctCTGTTGAGACAGCGCTGGGGAATGAGTGAGTGTATAGGAATGGTACATGTCAGAAAGCATGCTGAACACTTTCTTGTCTTAATTCTCACAAATCCTCTATCAGGCCTCGCCATTTTACCATCTCTGCTTTACAAACGAAGAGCTCATACAGAGAGCTCACACACCCCGGGTCGGGAGCCACAGCCAGTGAGCGAACCAACCGGCTGGGTCCTCGAGCATTGCTTCTGAAACAGCCAGAAGAGATGTGGTAATCCTGCCGCAATTCAGGGCATGAACAGTAACGGTCTGAATTCAAGGGAGTGGGTTTGGATGCGACGGTGCTCTCTCAGGGCAGAGAGTTAATCCAGAGATACAACTCACCACCGGCAGAATTGACCTTCACCAACACCTGTCCCTTGGTCCAGTGGTCCTCATGGGCCAAAGCTGCCATCACTTCTCTCACCGAGGCCGTCACCGGCAGGTGCAGGGTCAGCACTGAGTGGTCAGGTCTGCAGATGTCGTAGGGgactggaggggagggggtggagatgAGCTGGAAGCAGAAACCTGGTCTCCCCTCCCCACGAGGAGTAGGGCCCTAGCTCAGCAGCAAGAAGACTCCCATAGGCCAGAAACAGGATACAAGGCATGGCAAAGTGGGTTGATATCAAGGCCCGGTGGGGAGTCCCAGACCTGAGGAAGCAGCACAGGTGGCTGACAACCTGCTTGGCACAGCTGTAGAAAAGACCCTGAGGAGGGCCAAGTCTTCCCCTAGcccacaacaacaacagccaggcaagagggacagagacagcatGCCTGACCTGCTCAGTTACCCCACCCACCTTTGTCCCCAACTCGGATGGCACCCGCGCTGCTTGGGAGGGGTTCCTCCTGGTTAGGGAGCCAAACAGGTGCATTCCGGGCCTGAAAGGGAAACAGAACAAGGCTCCAGAGACCAGGGACAACAGACAGGGGAAAGTCAGGGAGGGTCTCTGTCACCGCCAGCAGGGACCCCCAAAGGATCCGTCCTACTCCCAGGGGCTCTGCTGGCCGCATGAACCCAAAGTTCAGGGAGCCAGGCTTGAGGAGACCCAGAGGTCAAGCGCAGGCCAGTCATCTGataggggagggggtggggttgaGCCACCTCCATAAACAGGGCCAGGGCTGTTCCAGGATGGAAATGTCTGGGCctggttgcttttctttttcctcccttctgcAAGCATTTGCTACAAAGTGGGCGggcccagttctttttttttttttttttcttctttccttccctcgcTAGCATTTGCTACAAAGTGGACATTGTTCTGGATGTCTAAATATGCAAGGTCGTcctcagagaaaaatattttcagtccCGGTTTTGTGAACGTGAtaaatgaggctcagagaagtgAAGTGACGGGCTACAGGGTACACAGCCGCCGCGCGTGGCTAGAAAACTTGCGCTCTCTGTTCCCCCCTGTCCTGCAAGAGCTGCCCTGTCCCAGTGGGCTGCAAATGCCAAATAGCCTTTCTGTGAGCTGTCCTAACATGGGCTCACCtgacttcccctttctctccaaaTCTGgtactttctctctgcctctaaatGGAGCTGGCCCCCTGCTCTCTGCCCCTTCCTGGACAGTTCCACCATGAGTGCCACCTGAGCACCTGAACCTGTGCTGGGCTCACCAGGGCCCCGGCCTTAAAGTTACATCCCCATCCATCACCCAGTGCTCCAGGCTCTCACACCTGGGGGTCCCCTCATCCCTGTCCCTTCCGAGTTTATACTCCTCACTGCTCCCTAGAGATTACCACTTTCTTCTGGGTTCTTCGCTTAAATGGGTCCCCAGTGCCATCTCTCCTACCTCAAAAgtaaccccccacacacacacccggcgCAGCCACTCATTTCTAACCCATGTGAGCAGAGCCACACTGAGCTGGGGACAGAATCCGTCATTGCTTGTCCCCTTTAACCTTTCAACAATTCCAAGGCGGGATCCTAGGAGGAGTAACTCTGGCCCCTgacccccttcctggtctcctctccagcctctagcACTGCCTGGAGCCCTGTTTGTCATCATCAGCTCCTGGGACACGTCTCTAAGCCTCATGGTACCTCAGCACGTCAGCGAGTCATCTTTTCTCTGCCTGCTCTCTCAGGCGCCTCTGACTGCATCAGGAGACTATTTCACAGTTCTGCTCCTCTAGTGACTGTGAACCCACAAGCTGGGGGCCCCTCCTGCCACACCATCCAGCATCCAGCAGGGTCTCTGACATTCCTGGGTGACTGGCATTGATTCCTCAGTGTCAGCCACATGCAGAAGCAAGCAAGGGCCCCTCATGTCCAGCCCTACATCCTGATGGGATGGGATGTAACAGATATGAACATCGCAACttctggggtgtgggggaggagccTAGTAtcggaagaggagaaaggaagaattgtagaaagcagggagaggggaccCCTGGGTATGAGAAGTTTGAGGCAATGAGCCAGGTTCCCTTAGCAAACAAAGGAAAGCATCTACAAGGTGAGTGCTTTGAAGAAACCAGAAAGGACGTCTGGGGATGCTCAGGATGGGAACAGGAAGGCCTCTTGGGGACACACATTCTGGCTCTGTTCAGAACAAGGGTCACAGAAGACAGGCCATGCAGAAGGCTAAATACAAGGTCCTGGGGTGAGGCCAACTGTGACTACAGCAGGAAGGAGCCTCTGGCTGGCCGGGCGGGGCCGGCTGGAGCCAAGTTGCTCACTTTTGAATTCACATCCCTATGACCAACCCAGCTTCCTTTCCTCCTAGTTCTTTCTCATACCACTCCTCAaccaaatcttttttttgttgttgttgttttgtttttgtttttcaagacagggtttctctttatagctctggctgtcctggaactcactttgtggaccaggctggcctcgaactcagaaatccgcctgcctctgcctcccgagtgctgggattaaaggcgtgcgccaccatgcccggctcctcaACCAAATCTTACCTCCAGTCACAActgccacacctcctccccagccccacctggAGCCCGGGGACGGGCCTTATCAGGCCATCTAAGCACCTacaccaccacccaccagaaaCCCTTGGCTCTCTGGGATGAACCCAGTCACCCGTCTCATCTCCCAGCCACAACTGCAGGCCTGAATCACCTCCCAAAGGAATACAAGCTCCCCAGGGTAAGGATGAAGGTGTCCCCTTCACCCTTGTAGCTCTCACACAGGACCTTCTCTGATGCACCCAGCACAGGCCAAGGACACTCGGGTGTCAGGGgctggaggggcagagggaagatggcaggctgggcagagaggaaaaacaagagGCGGGACAGGCACCTTGGTCTGCGGAGATACATTCCCACAGCCATTCTCCAACCTGCagagaagagtgagagagagagccactgagGACCCTGGCAGGCAGGACACTCTCAGGGCCAGTGGCCACAGTGGTCTGGATCCCATCTTGCCCTTTCCAGAGGTTCAGAGGGATGTGAGAAGGGACATACACAGGGCAGGGGGCAAGGTGTGTTTAAAACCCGGATTGGCTTCTGTGGtttcccagaggccagaaggaagggaggaagcaggagcAAGATACAGGTTCTTGGGATGTGAGTGAGCTCTTGTCCCAGCTACCCCCAGAGATGTCTGGGGAAGCAAGATAAACTCAAAGGAGTTGATCGATGGACAGGGCCAGTGGACATTGGTACCATACTCCACAGTAATTGGCCAAAGGGGAGACGTAAGTATGCAAGTGCATTCAATGTATAGAATGAACGAAAGGATGACTGTAGCATATGTGGGAACGGAACAGCGGCTGATAAGAACCCCTCATGGGCTAAGACAAGCTGCCTAGCCTGGGGGCCTGGATGCACCAGGGCCAGCAGCTCAGCCCCTGCTGCACAAAGAGGACGGATAAGCTTCCGTCACTGGTCACCTGTGGTGTCGCCGTCTCTCCGGATACTGTTCCCTCAGCAAGTTGCTAAGTCGGGCATCTCTGCTCACCAGGTCTGAGAGTTTCTGGGAAGGGCCAAGAGTCAGCCCCTGGGACGGCTGCAGCTGTACCTTCCTGGGTCAGCCCAGCCAGCCCAGCTCTACTCCCAGGTACCTGGAGGAAACTGGTGGCCACGGGATCCGAGTGGAGCATCGGGCTATACAGGGCCACCCACCGGCTGACTAGCCGCAGGATCTGCTGCCTCTTGTTGCAGATGTAGGTGCTGCGTTCCTGCTCGCTGCCTCCAGCAGGGTCTGCTGGCTCCACGTGGAAAGTGGACACCAGTCAAGGGAACCACAACAAGTCACTGAGGCCACCCATCATACAGGACCCGACGGCTCAGGGAACCAGGGAAGGGTCATACGGCGGCCACTTTGAGATTCCTTCCCTCATCtcgacaccccaccccaccctgtacCCACCCATCATCCTGTGGGTGGAAGGATATTGGTGCAGGAGGGCAGTGAAGAGCTGGGTGCTGGGCATGAAGACACTGTGGGTCAGCAGGAAGTCACTGAGGAACGCCTCTGTTGGGCAGGGTTAGGGTTGGGGAGGGATTTCAGCCCGAGTCATAGCTCACCTATATGGGCACCCGGAATATACGTCCCCTAAGTCAGCACAAGCAAGGGAAGCGGTACCCAGCCCCTGTGACAGTTCTCTCCACCCAAGCAAAGATCACTTCCTGCCAAGTGCCAGGATGCACCCATCTAGAACCTGCCGAGGTCAGGCTGCAGTGCCCTCCCCGATGACTCAGAGAACAGGGAGAGTGTCTTCTGTCGCTACCTGTTGGGTCGTGAGCACTGGAATCCGGTCTCATAGCCTCCAACAGCAGTTCTAGGATTTTCTCTGGGGTGCCAGACATGACCGTATACCTAGGGGCAAAACAGTAAATCGATAGCATGTGTCCTAGGGACATCACCCCCCCCCACGCCCTGCACACAGACATCAATAACTGATTACATCACACCTTACGGTTGGCTAGCCCTAGTCCATCTTGGAGAGGGGGCATTGATTATCCTCTCAGTCCCTCagtgcctcccacccccagatgGGCAAAGGGCATCAAGCGTGGCATGGAAACAGAGCAAGGCTTGGAGGTGCGAGAAGCATACTGGGTAGGGCAGTGTGGAGCTGTGTTGGGAGAGACATGATAGGCTTGTTACCGGTTCCTGCCTGGGGTCGGGGGGCGGGAAGGGCCAGCACCCTGAGAGGTTCTCTCCAGAACCAAGACCACTTTGCCATGTTCTTCCAGTCTCATGGTTTTTGCTTCCACATCCTGGAGAAGGAGCCACACTCACGCTAAAACCCTAGGCTGCCCTTCAGATCTCCTGTACCACCTCCCTTCCAAACCTAGAGGCCCAGAGGCCCCCTAAGGGGGCCTCAGCTCTTCTCCAGATCCACCTGCATCAGACCTCTCCTCCCTCAGTGCCTCCACAGACCCAACCCCTCAATCCCTGCCCTGGCCAGTCCTTGTTCTCTCACGCCAAACTGTGGATGTCCACTCCCAGCCAGATCCCAAGTGTCCTTACAAATTCTCTCTGAATGCCAGTGCCTCTGCCCAGATTCCGCCCCCCCCCGCCAtgtcctcaccaccaccacctcccaacccccaccctgagGCACCTTGATGATGCGGTTGAAGTCCTGCTTGTCCACACGCAGAAAGTGACAGTTATTTTCTCGAAGGATGATGGTGGCTGCCCGAGGTGCATCGTTCACCAGAGCCAGCTGTCCAAAGTCATCTCCCTCGTGCAACGTGGTCACCAGCCCCTGAAGCCAGGACTCAATCATAGCCCGTCCCTACCCACCAGCCCTTGGTAGGAGGGACAGACTGGGCCAAATGTGTGGGATCAGCAGCCTTGGGGCTATCAAAAGAAGTGTCCATGAGGACATGAAGTAAAGACCGTTGACATCTATCCCGgtgggctggagggagggctTACCTTGCCATGGGTCACCACATTGACAGATCCTTTCCAGATAATGTACCACGAGGTACCCTTGTCCCCCTGGCTGAACACTGGCAGAAACACCAATCAGATTTGTCCCTTCCTATCACCCACCACTgtcccatggctccagacacGGTGGCCAACCCAACTTACACACAGTTCCTGCCTTGCTGTGTGGTTCAAAGAGTAGAACAGCAGCTAATTCCCGCTTCACCTAGGGGCAGAGAAGAGAAGTTCAATAGAGGTAGCCTTGGGGAAAGAGAGACAAGCTGAGAGTCAGGGTATATCCAAAGACAGCACTGGAGGATAGAGCTATGGTCAGGACACTTGTCCCTGGGATGTGGCAGAGATAGAGTAAGGGGACGGAATGGACAATATTTAAACTGAGGTCTGGTGGTAAGAAACTAGGTGGagagactgcagagatggctcagtggttaagagccctggctatgcttccagaggacctgggttcaattcccagcatccaggttgacagctcacaaccatctgtaatgtcagttccaggggatccagtgccctgtCCTAgattccatgggcaccaggcatgcatgttgtGCACAGACACATTCAGGCGGGcaaacacatccatacacataaagaaataaaatattttaaaactgtaattttaaaaagaagacctTGGACAAAGGTCTTCCTCATAGCCATAGACAAGGGGAGGGAactgccctcctccctcctccctcctccctccctccttcctctcctcccccaccccccatctagCAGTAGGAAGGGGTCTGGCTAAAGAACAAGCCAGTTGTGTATACTGACCGAGTTAGAAAGGTGGGCCACCGCCTTGATATGCAGCAGCTCTTCAAAGATGAGGTCCAGTTCTTCATCTGTACGCTGACCTGGGCTGCAAGAGCAGAGGAAGCCCTGAGAAGCGTGGATCTGAGCCAGGGAGGTGCCATGCCACGCCACCTGCCCGCTGGGGCCTGGGGCCAACTGGCCACTCCACAGCAATCAGTCAAGCCAATGGTTATCAATAGCAGGCTTTGTGGGTGAGCCCCAGGGACGGGCACTGTGCTAAGCACCGTCTGTGGACTGTTTCATTCTACTCTCACGAGGACATGAGCAAGGATGATCCTCACTtgacagaagaggaaggaagctggCTGGAGAGGCCCAAGTCACCCAGTGAGTAGCTAGCTGGTTGGACTAGAATTTGAATCCTGACCTCTTTCTGTCCAAAATCCATATCCTCTGTCAGTGGGGAGGGCCTTTAGATCCTCTGGTCCTACACCCTCAGGAATAGAAGGAGAGATGGTCTGGGATGTGGGGGCTGAGCCTCTACTGCCTAGGTCCTTTCCCCAAGATGAACCAGAGAGCCTATGGGGTTTGAACTGAAGGCTGTGTGGGAACGGGAGCAGAAGCAGGCTCTCCACTCACGGCTTCCGGAGCGCCACGGTGAGTAGGGCATCAGGCCCTCGCTGGGACAGGAGGGCCATAGCCTCAGCTAGCTCCTCTTCCACGTCATGAGTTCCTGCAGGCTCGGGCTCCGGTCCAGGGAACCTGTAGAATTGGGCATCTCGGTCCTGGAAGGTCCAGTCATGTTTTACTGGGGAGCCAAGAcatggcaaagaaaagaaaatcaggcgAGGTATTGATTGGACTTAATTCTAGCAATATCAGAATGCCTTATCCAGCGGTTCTCAAACTGTGTAtcgagacccctttgggggaatcacatatcagataattatattatgatccgtaacagtagcagaattatagatatgaagtagcaacaaaataattttatggttggggtcaccacaacacaaggggTCTCGGCCTTAGGGAGGTGGTGAACCACTTGCCTTAAACCTCTCCACAGCTCCCACCAGAGTCCACTCCCCAGGTCGGGtctccctaccccccacccaGTCCTAGTGCCCAGAGTTCAGCTCACCATGGCAAAGGGCACCCTCATCCAGCAACACCTGGCAGATGCCCACGGCTTGGCTCCGTGAGTGGACCCCAAGCCCCAGAGCCAAGATCCCATCCACTAGCTCCCGGCCAGAGCAGCACTGCCTGTGGGGAATGGCAGGGGGTCAGAGAATCAAAGTGGGAGGATGCCGAACTCTATCCAAAGGCACCACCCATCCAGGCCCAAGTGCAGCTCTTCTACACCCCCCACTCCTACCACCCCCtagccccccactccccaccctaccccactccGCCCCACACCCCCCTTTGCAAAGCAGGGCTGGGCCCAGATTCTTGccggagagaagggaaggaaagaccgGATCCCAACTCACCACTCACCGATATAGTCGCAGATGGTATTTTCTGTCTCGGATGAGGGTAGGGTAAGTGGCCAAGAGATGGCGGTGCAGGAGCTTCCCTGCCTTGTGCACATGCTCTGTGGTGGCCTGGGACAAAGCAGGGAAGGGCACCACAGACTTAGACCCTGAACACCGTCCCCTGCAGCCCGTAGCCCCTCCCAACTCTGCCTTCCTCAGCTCCTACCTGCTCCAGACTCACTCTGAAGTCCAGGGAGCCCTCGCTGTTGGTAAGTGGTGTCTGAGGACAGTAGAAAGAGTTTGCAGGTCAGCGGGAGCTCTTCAGACTCACGGAGTGGgaccccctccctgcccctctcagAAGACACCTTTTCCGACACCAGTGTGCTGCTGGTGAGAACCCCAAGATCCCTATTCTGCGCAGCCAGGGTCCACACGTACTCAGGCTGCCAGGCAAACAGGCCCCCTGTGTGGCTGGTCGGGGGTGGTGCTAAAGGAAGTTAGAAGATGTGCTACAAGATTCAGGAGAGGCCAGGGCGTGAACACCTTGGGAGGCCTGGGAACACCAGCTTCTGGCTGGGTCTACAGGCTGACCTCAGGCTCAGATCTGTGTCCAACCACAGGGTCTGGACTAAATCTCTATGTACAAAATCGCTAAAGCGTAAATAAGAGAAACTCTCGAGCTTTTGGAGGGCCCCCACGAGCCGGCACAGATTGCGTGTTTAAACACTGCCTGGTGTATAGTTGTGCACATGTTAGCTTTTACTCTCTAAAATGGCAGAGGTGTGGCAGTGGCTGACAGGCCACAGCCCTGTAAGGATAGGGAAGGCCTTGGTAGCCCGGATCGGGCTTACCATAGAAACATTGTCTAAAGATGCTCTTGGTAACAATGTTTCCACCAGGGGCTCCAAGGCAAAAGTGCCCTGCCGAACAGACATGAAGGCCCTCACAACCCTCTTGTCCATCCATCTGAAAATGGAGAGCCTATGCCCAGTTTCCGGCAGGCTGCTCTGTTGTCTACAAGCCCTCCCAAGGCATCCTTTCCAGCTCAGAGCATATCCACCTTCCTGACACCCCCACATCCTAGGTGTGCTAGGCAGACATGATGTGTTCCCTCACGACTTTCAGGGAAACAAGTCTGCATGTGCATAACTAACCACGCAGGCGCTGGATTGTCAACCAGGTATGGGTAAATTGGAGCTCCCACCCAAAGCGGTCTCATTTCCACCCATTCCGCCCACCACACCTCCCTACGCTCAAGGAGAAGTGTTGGCTGGGGCTGTGGGATCCAAGACCTTTCCCTGAGACGCAGATTCTAAGCAGAGGCATCTTTTCACTATACCCAAGCAAAGACCTGACATGAGTGCCTAGCCCAACATGGGGTGGAAGTCACAGGGTGTCCCAAGGGTATCTCTGTCCGGGTCACGAGCCCAGGCC contains these protein-coding regions:
- the Rapgef3 gene encoding rap guanine nucleotide exchange factor 3 isoform X3, producing MTSPSPEDAKPGVVVGRSSSSDRWLSSFLPTSQVSWPGENHWQVGPAVVESPAVGAPQVGGLPDVVPEGTLLNMVLKRMHRPRCCSYQLVFEHRRPSCIQGLRWTPLTNSEGSLDFRVSLEQATTEHVHKAGKLLHRHLLATYPTLIRDRKYHLRLYRQCCSGRELVDGILALGLGVHSRSQAVGICQVLLDEGALCHVKHDWTFQDRDAQFYRFPGPEPEPAGTHDVEEELAEAMALLSQRGPDALLTVALRKPPGQRTDEELDLIFEELLHIKAVAHLSNSVKRELAAVLLFEPHSKAGTVLFSQGDKGTSWYIIWKGSVNVVTHGKGLVTTLHEGDDFGQLALVNDAPRAATIILRENNCHFLRVDKQDFNRIIKDVEAKTMRLEEHGKVVLVLERTSQGAGPSRPPTPGRNRYTVMSGTPEKILELLLEAMRPDSSAHDPTEAFLSDFLLTHSVFMPSTQLFTALLHHFHVEPADPAGGSEQERSTYICNKRQQILRLVSRWVALYSPMLHSDPVATSFLQKLSDLVSRDARLSNLLREQYPERRRHHRLENGCGNVSPQTKARNAPVWLPNQEEPLPSSAGAIRVGDKVPYDICRPDHSVLTLHLPVTASVREVMAALAHEDHWTKGQVLVKVNSAGDVVGLQPDARGVATSLGLNERLFVVDPQEVHELTPHPEQLGPTLGSSEMLDLVSAKDLAGQLTDHDWNLFNRIHQVQEHLRDVTTANLERFMRRFNELQYWVATELCLCPVPGSRAQLLRKFIKLAAHLKEQKNLNSFFAVMFGLSNSAISRLAHTWERLPHKVRKLYSALERLLDPSWNHRVYRLALTKLSPPVIPFMPLLLKDVTFIHEGNHTLVENLINFEKMRMMARAVRMLHHCRSHSTAPLSPLRSRVSHIHEDSQGSRISTCSEQSLSTRNPASTWAYVQQLKVIDNQRELSRLSRELEP
- the Rapgef3 gene encoding rap guanine nucleotide exchange factor 3 isoform X1, yielding MTSPSPEDAKPGVVVGRSSSSDRWLSSFLPTSQVSWPGENHWQVGPAVVESPAVGAPQVGGLPDVVPEGTLLNMVLKRMHRPRCCSYQLVFEHRRPSCIQGLRWTPLTNSEGSLDFRVSLEQATTEHVHKAGKLLHRHLLATYPTLIRDRKYHLRLYRQCCSGRELVDGILALGLGVHSRSQAVGICQVLLDEGALCHVKHDWTFQDRDAQFYRFPGPEPEPAGTHDVEEELAEAMALLSQRGPDALLTVALRKPPGQRTDEELDLIFEELLHIKAVAHLSNSVKRELAAVLLFEPHSKAGTVLFSQGDKGTSWYIIWKGSVNVVTHGKGLVTTLHEGDDFGQLALVNDAPRAATIILRENNCHFLRVDKQDFNRIIKDVEAKTMRLEEHGKVVLVLERTSQGAGPSRPPTPGRNRYTVMSGTPEKILELLLEAMRPDSSAHDPTEAFLSDFLLTHSVFMPSTQLFTALLHHFHVEPADPAGGSEQERSTYICNKRQQILRLVSRWVALYSPMLHSDPVATSFLQKLSDLVSRDARLSNLLREQYPERRRHHRLENGCGNVSPQTKARNAPVWLPNQEEPLPSSAGAIRVGDKVPYDICRPDHSVLTLHLPVTASVREVMAALAHEDHWTKGQVLVKVNSAGDVVGLQPDARGVATSLGLNERLFVVDPQEVHELTPHPEQLGPTLGSSEMLDLVSAKDLAGQLTDHDWNLFNRIHQVQEVELIHYVLGPQHLRDVTTANLERFMRRFNELQYWVATELCLCPVPGSRAQLLRKFIKLAAHLKEQKNLNSFFAVMFGLSNSAISRLAHTWERLPHKVRKLYSALERLLDPSWNHRVYRLALTKLSPPVIPFMPLLLKDVTFIHEGNHTLVENLINFEKMRMMARAVRMLHHCRSHSTAPLSPLRSRVSHIHEDSQGSRISTCSEQSLSTRNPASTWAYVQQLKVIDNQRELSRLSRELEP